The proteins below come from a single Triticum aestivum cultivar Chinese Spring chromosome 5D, IWGSC CS RefSeq v2.1, whole genome shotgun sequence genomic window:
- the LOC123125070 gene encoding chloroplast envelope quinone oxidoreductase homolog gives MASSSSPRTMRAVQYDRYGGGAEGLKHVEVPIPSPKKGELLLRMEAASINRVDWKFQNGKARPFLPSKFPFTPVCELAGEVVELGAGVSGFSQGDKVIAVNFPGGGGLAEYAVVPASQAALRPPEVSAVEGACLPIAAFTALAALRAAGVGLDAGDGRPKNVLVTAASGGVGTFAVQLASLAGHHHVTATCGARNLDLIRSLGADEALDYDTPEGAALRGPSGPKHDAVVHCGEGFPWSAFKPALADAGGVVVDLTPRLASVAVAVLHWVLFSRKKLVPLIASAKEEDMEALLGMVSQGKLRVVIDSRYPLSRAHEGWAKSMSGHATGKVVVDMGVADDTE, from the exons atggcttcttcttcttctccgagGACGATGAGAGCCGTGCAGTACGACAGGTACGGCGGAGGAGCCGAAGGCCTCAAG CATGTGGAGGTGCCGATCCCGTCGCCCAAGAAGGGCGAGCTGCTGCTCAGGATGGAGGCGGCCAGCATCAACCGGGTGGACTGGAAGTTCCAGAACGGCAAGGCGCGGCCCTTCCTGCCCAGCAAGTTCCCCTTCACCCCCGTCTGCGAGCTCGCCGGCGAAGTCGTGGAGCTGGGCGCCGGAGTCAGCGGCTTCAGCCAGGGCGACAAGGTCATCGCCGTCAACTTCCCG GGTGGCGGCGGGCTGGCCGAGTACGCGGTGGTGCCGGCGTCGCAAGCAGCGCTGAGGCCTCCAGAGGTGTCCGCGGTGGAGGGCGCCTGCCTGCCGATCGCCGCGTTCACGGCGCTCGCCGCGCTCAGGGCGGCCGGGGTCGGCCTCGACGCCGGCGACGGCCGTCCCAAGAACGTGCTGGTGACCGCGGCCTCGGGCGGCGTCGGCACCTTCGCCGTGCAGCTGGCGAGCCTCGCGGGGCACCACCACGTCACGGCCACCTGCGGCGCGCGCAACCTGGACCTCATCCGGAGCCTGGGGGCCGACGAGGCGCTGGACTATGACACCCCGGAGGGCGCCGCGCTGCGCGGGCCGTCCGGCCCGAAGCACGACGCGGTGGTGCACTGCGGGGAGGGGTTCCCGTGGTCGGCCTTCAAGCCGGCGCTGGCCGAcgccggcggcgtggtggtggacctCACCCCGCGCCTCGCGTCCGTCGCCGTCGCGGTGCTCCATTGGGTGCTCTTCTCCAGGAAGAAGCTGGTGCCGCTGATCGCGTCTGccaaggaggaggacatggaggcgcTGCTGGGCATGGTGAGTCAGGGGAAGCTCCGGGTGGTGATCGACTCGCGGTACCCGCTGAGCAGGGCGCACGAGGGCTGGGCTAAGAGCATGAGCGGCCACGCCACCGGCAAGGTCGTCGTCGACATGGGCGTCGCCGATGACACAGAGTGA